A single window of Kitasatospora sp. HUAS MG31 DNA harbors:
- a CDS encoding bifunctional DNA primase/polymerase: MRRTRRYGMAQRAVWWPGGRRRERSAALAAALEAAVGHGWPVVPGARTVRGGRGPCSCGDRDCHLPGAHPADPALEAATTDPRMVRWWWERRAPGAPVLLATGRTVCAVSLPATAGGWLLDHFAALGVPYGPVLATPGRHVLLVAPYTLDELGGLLAEKTWVPGSLRYHGTGGYVVLPPSRTGAGPVHWVQPPRAGDAWLPQVSTLLGGLIAASCAAPNGSRLPF, translated from the coding sequence ATGCGTCGTACGCGCCGATACGGGATGGCACAGCGGGCCGTCTGGTGGCCGGGGGGCCGCCGGAGGGAGCGGTCAGCGGCCCTGGCGGCCGCCCTGGAGGCGGCGGTGGGCCACGGATGGCCCGTCGTCCCCGGAGCCAGGACGGTCCGCGGCGGGCGCGGACCCTGCTCCTGCGGCGACCGGGACTGCCACCTGCCGGGCGCCCACCCCGCCGACCCGGCGCTGGAAGCGGCCACCACCGACCCCCGGATGGTCCGCTGGTGGTGGGAGCGGCGCGCCCCGGGCGCCCCCGTGCTGCTGGCGACCGGCCGGACGGTCTGCGCCGTCAGCCTGCCCGCCACCGCCGGCGGCTGGCTGCTCGACCACTTCGCCGCACTCGGCGTCCCGTACGGCCCGGTGCTGGCCACGCCCGGGCGCCACGTGCTGCTGGTCGCCCCGTACACGCTGGACGAGCTGGGCGGGCTGCTGGCCGAGAAGACCTGGGTGCCGGGCTCGCTGCGCTACCACGGCACCGGCGGATACGTGGTGCTCCCGCCGTCCCGGACGGGGGCCGGCCCGGTGCACTGGGTGCAGCCGCCGCGGGCCGGCGACGCCTGGCTGCCGCAGGTGAGCACCCTGCTCGGCGGACTGATCGCGGCGAGCTGCGCCGCGCCGAACGGCAGTCGGCTGCCGTTCTGA